The Vicinamibacterales bacterium sequence GCTTTGGAAGTGGTGGTAAGTGTCGTTCAGGAACGCTGGTTTGCCGCCCGACCGAGATGAACCACGATATTGAATTCCGCCTTTGTGACCGGTTGGATGGAGAGGCGACTCCCTTTCTTGGTAACCATCATATTGCGAAGGGCCTTGGTGGCTTTCAAGGTTGACAAGGGCAGAGTGTCTGGAAATTGCTCAACGAACGAGATTTCGACCATATGCCAAATCGGGTCTGTTTTGGTGCTCTTGGGGTCGAAGTATTTGTGGCCCTTTTTCCATGCGTAGTGATCGGGATGGGCCTCCCGTGAGACTTTCGCAATGCCGGTGACTCCAGACGGCTC is a genomic window containing:
- a CDS encoding EVE domain-containing protein: MARNYWLMKCEPTAYTIANLARDGSTSWEGVRNYQARNFMRDTMKVGDAILFYASNAEPSGVTGIAKVSREAHPDHYAWKKGHKYFDPKSTKTDPIWHMVEISFVEQFPDTLPLSTLKATKALRNMMVTKKGSRLSIQPVTKAEFNIVVHLGRAANQRS